Proteins encoded in a region of the Thermoanaerobaculia bacterium genome:
- a CDS encoding outer membrane beta-barrel protein: MKLRTYPIAALCTAILATAPLAAADFSLMGSYWDTDVAGDTAGAGVILGLPFNETLAFELRATYFEQLSDDPFDNIFESEETVFQELGIQAMPIEAGLRFSFAPGSTFRPYLGGGGSYFLIDSDFGEIQDQLGYYLAAGATVGDGAGAEFFFEGIWRQASAEVEVDPEDLGDIDDIDVDNSPSFDIDGFGVNVGVRWAF, translated from the coding sequence ATGAAACTTCGCACGTATCCGATCGCCGCGCTTTGCACGGCGATTCTCGCCACCGCGCCGCTCGCCGCCGCGGACTTTTCGCTGATGGGCAGCTACTGGGACACCGATGTCGCCGGCGACACGGCCGGTGCCGGCGTCATCCTCGGTCTGCCGTTCAACGAAACGCTCGCCTTCGAGCTGCGCGCCACCTACTTCGAGCAGTTGAGCGACGATCCGTTCGACAACATCTTCGAGAGCGAAGAGACCGTTTTCCAGGAGCTTGGCATCCAGGCCATGCCGATCGAAGCCGGCCTGCGCTTCAGCTTCGCGCCGGGTTCGACCTTTCGCCCCTACCTCGGGGGCGGTGGCAGCTACTTCCTGATCGACAGCGACTTCGGTGAGATCCAGGACCAGCTCGGCTACTACCTCGCCGCCGGCGCGACCGTCGGCGACGGCGCCGGAGCCGAGTTCTTCTTCGAGGGAATCTGGCGTCAGGCGAGCGCCGAGGTCGAGGTCGACCCGGAAGATCTGGGCGACATCGACGATATCGACGTGGACAACTCGCCCAGCTTCGACATCGACGGCTTCGGCGTCAACGTCGGCGTGCGCTGGGCTTTCTGA